One Dreissena polymorpha isolate Duluth1 chromosome 9, UMN_Dpol_1.0, whole genome shotgun sequence genomic window carries:
- the LOC127843691 gene encoding metallophosphoesterase 1-like isoform X2 — translation MLFCQLPGRFCFYMRTWRLVRVVTLLLLAVSYCEFFHYYMVLLLCTWPSVSSVQGFQSHPLRAMFIGDTHILGSNAHWFDKLRREWMMTRSFQASMLIHSPDVVFVLGDLMDYGTESSSTEFEYHVQRFKRMFSTPFTTRTEIIVGNHDIGFHHMINDKRYERFKEAFSAPSVRLISVKDVIFVMVNSMALHGDGCSFCKEAEDALKNIKWQLKCSKGKLDQEKVAEICEKLDIMNYSRPILLQHFPLYRTSDSNCSTPDAAPLEEIDIPFRIKTDCLSKESTDLLFELLNPRLVVSAHTHHGCYRLHDNGIPEYTVASYNWRNKHNPTFFLAELTDQDFIINRCSLPDEHTVFTLYAIFAILLVIVIIIPPKKQKPNLGKSFTPSNKDH, via the exons ATGTTGTTTTGCCAGCTACCTGGCAG GTTTTGTTTTTACATGAGAACCTGGCGTTTAGTTAGGGTGGTAACATTACTGCTGCTAGCCGTTTCTTATTGTGAGTTCTTCCATTACTACATGGTGCTGCTGCTATGCACGTGGCCCTCCGTGTCAAGTGTGCAAGGGTTCCAGAGTCATCCCCTCAGGGCCATGTTTATTGGGGACACACATATATTAGGCTCAAACGCCCACTGGTTTGACAAGCTGAGAAG GGAATGGATGATGACCCGATCTTTCCAGGCCAGCATGTTGATCCACAGTCCCGATGTGGTCTTTGTCCTAG GTGATTTGATGGACTATGGAACAGAAAGCAGTAGCACAGAGTTCGAGTATCATGTCCAGAGATTCAAACGCATGTTCTCAACTCCTTTCACTACCCGCACAGAGATCATAGTTGGCAATCATGACATTGGATTCCATCATAT GATAAATGATAAAAGGTATGAAAGGTTCAAGGAAGCATTCAGTGCTCCGTCTGTTCGTCTTATCTCAGTGAAGGATGTGATATTTGTCATGGTGAACAGTATGGCCCTTCACGGGGATGGTTGCAGCTTTTGCAAGGAGGCCGAAGATGCCTTGAAGAATATTAAATGGCAGCTCAAGTGCTCTAAG GGCAAACTGGATCAAGAAAAGGTAGCAGAGATCTGTGAAAAACTTGACATTATGAACTACTCCAGGCCTATATTGTTACAA CACTTTCCTCTGTACCGGACGTCTGACTCTAACTGCTCCACACCAGACGCTGCCCCGCTCGAGGAGATTGACATCCCTTTCCGGATCAAAACAGACTGCCTGTCCAAGGAAAGCACAGATTTG CTGTTTGAGCTGTTAAACCCTCGGCTGGTTGTCAGTGCGCACACACACCACGGGTGTTACCGCCTCCATGACAACGGCATACCAGAGTACACTGTGGCCTCTTATAACTGGAGAAATAAACATAATCCAACATTTTTCTTG GCAGAATTAACAGACCAAGATTTCATCATCAACAGATGTTCCCTGCCTGATGAACATACTGTTTTTACTTTATACGCCATTTTTGCCATTCTGTTAGtaattgttataattataccGCCCAAAAAACAGAAACCTAATTTAGGAAAGAGTTTCACCCCCTCCAACAAGGACCACTAg
- the LOC127843691 gene encoding metallophosphoesterase 1-like isoform X1 — MCFIPVCSMLFCQLPGRFCFYMRTWRLVRVVTLLLLAVSYCEFFHYYMVLLLCTWPSVSSVQGFQSHPLRAMFIGDTHILGSNAHWFDKLRREWMMTRSFQASMLIHSPDVVFVLGDLMDYGTESSSTEFEYHVQRFKRMFSTPFTTRTEIIVGNHDIGFHHMINDKRYERFKEAFSAPSVRLISVKDVIFVMVNSMALHGDGCSFCKEAEDALKNIKWQLKCSKGKLDQEKVAEICEKLDIMNYSRPILLQHFPLYRTSDSNCSTPDAAPLEEIDIPFRIKTDCLSKESTDLLFELLNPRLVVSAHTHHGCYRLHDNGIPEYTVASYNWRNKHNPTFFLAELTDQDFIINRCSLPDEHTVFTLYAIFAILLVIVIIIPPKKQKPNLGKSFTPSNKDH, encoded by the exons GTGTTTTATACCTGTATGCAGTATGTTGTTTTGCCAGCTACCTGGCAG GTTTTGTTTTTACATGAGAACCTGGCGTTTAGTTAGGGTGGTAACATTACTGCTGCTAGCCGTTTCTTATTGTGAGTTCTTCCATTACTACATGGTGCTGCTGCTATGCACGTGGCCCTCCGTGTCAAGTGTGCAAGGGTTCCAGAGTCATCCCCTCAGGGCCATGTTTATTGGGGACACACATATATTAGGCTCAAACGCCCACTGGTTTGACAAGCTGAGAAG GGAATGGATGATGACCCGATCTTTCCAGGCCAGCATGTTGATCCACAGTCCCGATGTGGTCTTTGTCCTAG GTGATTTGATGGACTATGGAACAGAAAGCAGTAGCACAGAGTTCGAGTATCATGTCCAGAGATTCAAACGCATGTTCTCAACTCCTTTCACTACCCGCACAGAGATCATAGTTGGCAATCATGACATTGGATTCCATCATAT GATAAATGATAAAAGGTATGAAAGGTTCAAGGAAGCATTCAGTGCTCCGTCTGTTCGTCTTATCTCAGTGAAGGATGTGATATTTGTCATGGTGAACAGTATGGCCCTTCACGGGGATGGTTGCAGCTTTTGCAAGGAGGCCGAAGATGCCTTGAAGAATATTAAATGGCAGCTCAAGTGCTCTAAG GGCAAACTGGATCAAGAAAAGGTAGCAGAGATCTGTGAAAAACTTGACATTATGAACTACTCCAGGCCTATATTGTTACAA CACTTTCCTCTGTACCGGACGTCTGACTCTAACTGCTCCACACCAGACGCTGCCCCGCTCGAGGAGATTGACATCCCTTTCCGGATCAAAACAGACTGCCTGTCCAAGGAAAGCACAGATTTG CTGTTTGAGCTGTTAAACCCTCGGCTGGTTGTCAGTGCGCACACACACCACGGGTGTTACCGCCTCCATGACAACGGCATACCAGAGTACACTGTGGCCTCTTATAACTGGAGAAATAAACATAATCCAACATTTTTCTTG GCAGAATTAACAGACCAAGATTTCATCATCAACAGATGTTCCCTGCCTGATGAACATACTGTTTTTACTTTATACGCCATTTTTGCCATTCTGTTAGtaattgttataattataccGCCCAAAAAACAGAAACCTAATTTAGGAAAGAGTTTCACCCCCTCCAACAAGGACCACTAg